The following proteins are encoded in a genomic region of Methanomicrobiales archaeon HGW-Methanomicrobiales-1:
- a CDS encoding magnesium transporter, whose translation MMQIFKTRKESEPAVTDKIEVIEPGCWIQLFNPTEEELFAVTQKCTIPPEFLKAALDDEERPRIDHEEGVALVVMDIPVTNVNAEINNLTTHPLGVIMTDDHIITVCSRQTQLLDDFVAGKVRHFNTIKKTRFLFQIFYRNASNYLHHLRQIEKSISRIEVELHRSMKNEELFQMMELEKSLVYFSTSLKSNEAVLERILRTKPLKMYEEDAELLEDVIIENKQAMEMSQIYSHILNSMTETFATIISNNLNIVMKFLASVTIILAVPTMIASFYGMNVVGIPLSQTPFAFETIFGISFMISLCLGIWMWKKKMF comes from the coding sequence ATGATGCAGATTTTTAAGACCCGGAAGGAATCCGAACCCGCTGTTACCGACAAAATAGAGGTGATTGAGCCGGGCTGCTGGATACAATTGTTCAACCCTACCGAAGAGGAACTCTTTGCTGTTACCCAGAAATGCACCATTCCTCCGGAATTTTTAAAGGCTGCCTTGGATGATGAGGAGCGTCCCCGCATTGACCACGAGGAAGGAGTAGCGCTCGTTGTCATGGATATTCCGGTCACCAATGTGAATGCCGAGATCAATAACTTAACCACTCACCCGCTGGGCGTGATCATGACCGATGATCACATCATCACGGTGTGCAGCCGGCAAACCCAGCTCCTGGATGACTTTGTCGCCGGTAAAGTGCGCCACTTCAATACCATCAAAAAAACCCGGTTCCTGTTCCAGATCTTTTACCGGAACGCGTCCAATTATCTCCACCACCTCCGGCAGATTGAGAAATCAATTTCCCGTATCGAAGTCGAACTCCACCGCTCCATGAAAAACGAGGAACTGTTCCAGATGATGGAACTTGAGAAGAGCCTTGTTTACTTCTCAACATCCCTGAAAAGCAATGAGGCGGTTCTTGAGCGGATTCTCCGGACAAAACCCCTGAAGATGTACGAAGAGGATGCCGAACTTCTCGAAGACGTCATCATTGAGAACAAGCAGGCAATGGAGATGTCCCAGATCTATTCCCACATCTTAAACAGCATGACGGAGACCTTTGCCACCATCATTTCAAACAACCTCAACATCGTGATGAAATTCCTCGCATCGGTGACGATCATTCTTGCCGTCCCGACGATGATTGCCAGTTTTTACGGGATGAACGTGGTGGGAATCCCGCTGTCCCAGACGCCCTTTGCCTTTGAGACCATTTTCGGTATTTCCTTTATGATCTCCCTCTGTCTCGGTATATGGATGTGGAAAAAGAAGATGTTCTGA
- a CDS encoding calcium-translocating P-type ATPase, PMCA-type, which produces MLTFDEIIELAGDSGLESSRVEEFRKKYGANAMTPPVRESLWKQYLQNFDDPIIKILLLAVTISLVVSLVQGSGFLDTIGIILAILLATGIAFFNEYRSSKEFDILNAHRDDMGVKAIRDGHPTSVPARDIVVGDLILLEAGDAVPADGYLSASDALYSDESAFTGESEPVRKDMQARVLKGAFVTAGKGRMIAAAVGDSAEMGLIAASLGIDHATQTPLEQKLEALAGIISKFGYAMAVLIFGTLFIRGLMFGEITGLDIGTANHLLHYIMLAVVIVVAAVPEGLPMSVALSLSLAMRKMTRANCLVRRLIACETIGSATTVCTDKTGTLTKNQMQVVASSAGNPVHPGDLPGTPAEWITLNAAVNGTAHLEEREGKIIVIGNSTEGALNRWLREYTLDYQQLRAETTVAKQYLFDGNRKRMSTVVHQKGTPYLLVKGAPEIISGLCTATPDLSGVSELASRAMRTLAFAHKEIINGDESETSLTWDGYVGIRDPLRDDIAASVATCQSAGIKIRMVTGDNPETARAIARDAGILQQGAVVTGPEFRSLTDDQQVTAAEGLDVMARAEPMDKLLLVTALQKTGAVVAVTGDGTNDAPALKHADVGLAMGIAGTEVAREASDIILLDDSFGSITNAVLWGRSLYENIQRFLLFQLTINFSACILVFIAAVMGYPEPFTIIQILWINIIMDTLAAFALCSEAPHAGLMKHRPIPHDAKIITPFMWVSIIVMGAFFIIGGMLQIATGFLGGTTAAEINTVFFAAFIIAAVWNGINCRALDGKMPSFFRGNPTFFAVMGIVVLAQILIIQYGGAVFGTVPLSLNQWITIVVATASVLVIGFLLRIGYHAVHAGKKSLPG; this is translated from the coding sequence ATGCTAACATTCGACGAGATTATCGAGCTGGCCGGGGATTCAGGATTGGAATCTTCCCGGGTAGAAGAATTCCGGAAAAAATATGGCGCCAATGCGATGACGCCTCCGGTCCGGGAATCCCTCTGGAAACAATATTTACAGAATTTTGATGATCCTATCATCAAGATCCTGCTCCTTGCCGTCACAATCTCCCTGGTAGTCTCCCTTGTGCAGGGCAGCGGTTTTTTAGATACCATCGGGATCATCCTCGCGATCCTGCTTGCAACCGGCATCGCGTTTTTCAATGAATACCGGAGCAGTAAGGAGTTCGACATCTTAAACGCCCACCGGGATGACATGGGGGTGAAGGCGATCCGGGACGGACACCCGACTTCGGTTCCCGCCCGCGACATCGTTGTCGGTGATCTCATCTTACTCGAAGCCGGAGATGCAGTTCCGGCAGACGGGTATCTTTCGGCATCAGATGCCCTGTACAGTGACGAATCCGCCTTTACCGGGGAGAGCGAACCGGTCCGTAAGGACATGCAGGCCCGGGTATTAAAAGGTGCATTTGTTACCGCAGGCAAAGGTCGCATGATTGCCGCTGCTGTCGGGGACTCGGCCGAGATGGGTCTGATCGCTGCATCCCTTGGCATCGATCACGCCACCCAGACACCTCTCGAACAGAAACTCGAAGCCCTTGCCGGTATCATCAGCAAATTCGGGTATGCCATGGCCGTACTCATCTTCGGTACCCTGTTCATCCGGGGCCTCATGTTCGGGGAAATCACCGGGCTTGACATCGGCACTGCCAATCACCTCCTGCACTACATCATGCTCGCCGTGGTCATCGTTGTCGCCGCAGTCCCGGAAGGTCTACCGATGAGTGTTGCCCTCTCCCTCTCGCTTGCCATGCGCAAGATGACCCGGGCCAACTGTCTGGTCCGGCGCCTGATTGCCTGCGAAACCATCGGCTCGGCCACAACCGTCTGCACCGATAAGACGGGTACCCTCACTAAAAACCAAATGCAGGTTGTGGCATCTTCAGCCGGAAATCCTGTTCACCCTGGGGATCTCCCGGGCACACCTGCGGAATGGATCACCTTAAATGCCGCAGTCAATGGCACGGCACATCTCGAAGAACGCGAGGGTAAGATCATTGTGATCGGCAATTCAACCGAAGGTGCCCTGAACCGCTGGCTGCGGGAGTACACCCTCGATTACCAGCAGCTGCGTGCCGAGACCACCGTAGCAAAGCAATACCTTTTTGACGGGAACCGCAAGCGGATGTCCACCGTTGTCCACCAGAAAGGAACACCGTACCTTCTCGTAAAAGGTGCGCCGGAAATTATCAGCGGGCTCTGTACGGCCACACCCGATCTCTCGGGGGTGAGCGAACTCGCATCGCGGGCAATGCGGACGCTTGCATTTGCTCACAAGGAGATAATTAACGGAGACGAGAGCGAGACCAGCCTTACCTGGGACGGGTATGTCGGGATACGCGATCCGCTCCGGGACGATATCGCCGCATCGGTTGCCACCTGCCAGAGTGCAGGAATAAAGATCCGCATGGTAACCGGGGACAACCCGGAGACCGCACGGGCCATAGCCCGGGATGCAGGAATCCTGCAGCAGGGTGCAGTTGTCACCGGCCCGGAGTTCCGGTCGCTCACCGACGACCAGCAGGTGACTGCTGCCGAGGGGCTCGATGTGATGGCACGGGCAGAACCGATGGACAAGCTCCTGCTCGTCACCGCACTCCAGAAGACCGGGGCCGTTGTAGCGGTGACGGGGGACGGGACCAATGATGCGCCCGCACTCAAACATGCGGACGTGGGCCTTGCGATGGGAATCGCCGGGACCGAAGTTGCCCGGGAAGCAAGCGATATTATCCTGCTCGACGATTCGTTCGGCTCGATCACCAACGCAGTCCTGTGGGGTCGCTCACTCTACGAGAACATCCAGAGGTTCTTACTCTTCCAGCTGACGATCAACTTTTCGGCCTGCATCCTTGTCTTCATTGCAGCGGTGATGGGCTACCCGGAACCGTTTACCATCATCCAGATCCTCTGGATCAACATCATCATGGACACGCTTGCCGCCTTTGCCCTCTGCTCGGAAGCCCCGCATGCCGGTCTCATGAAACACCGGCCGATACCGCATGACGCAAAGATCATCACACCGTTCATGTGGGTATCCATCATCGTCATGGGAGCATTTTTCATCATCGGGGGCATGCTCCAGATTGCTACAGGATTCCTGGGAGGTACGACAGCAGCGGAGATCAATACGGTCTTTTTTGCCGCGTTTATCATCGCCGCAGTCTGGAACGGCATCAACTGCCGTGCACTTGACGGGAAGATGCCTTCATTTTTCCGGGGCAACCCGACATTTTTTGCCGTCATGGGCATTGTCGTCCTCGCCCAAATCCTGATCATCCAGTACGGCGGGGCGGTATTCGGCACCGTTCCCCTCTCCCTTAACCAGTGGATAACCATCGTTGTGGCAACTGCATCCGTACTGGTCATCGGGTTTCTGCTCAGGATCGGGTACCACGCGGTTCATGCAGGGAAAAAATCCCTGCCCGGGTAA
- a CDS encoding peptide-methionine (S)-S-oxide reductase, with protein MEQATFAAGCFWGVEAAFRQIKGVVETAVGYTGGTIPEPDYQKVCSGRTGHAEAVAILFDPAVVSYEKLLDTFWDIHDPTQVNRQGPDVGTSYRSAIFYHSPEQKKRAEASKARLAALEKYRGKTIATGIVPASQFWKAEEYHQQYFEKSGRGYCASKKCWE; from the coding sequence CTGGAGCAGGCAACCTTTGCCGCCGGCTGTTTCTGGGGAGTCGAAGCAGCCTTCCGGCAGATTAAGGGAGTCGTTGAAACGGCCGTAGGATATACGGGCGGAACCATTCCCGAACCTGACTACCAGAAAGTCTGCTCAGGCCGCACCGGCCATGCTGAAGCCGTGGCCATCCTCTTCGATCCCGCGGTTGTCAGCTATGAAAAACTGCTGGACACGTTCTGGGACATCCATGATCCCACTCAGGTAAACCGGCAGGGGCCGGATGTCGGCACCAGTTACCGGTCTGCAATCTTTTACCATTCCCCCGAGCAGAAGAAACGAGCAGAGGCATCGAAAGCCCGGCTCGCGGCTTTGGAAAAATACCGGGGAAAAACAATCGCAACCGGAATTGTTCCTGCATCACAGTTCTGGAAAGCGGAGGAGTATCACCAGCAGTATTTTGAAAAGAGCGGGCGCGGGTATTGTGCCAGCAAAAAATGTTGGGAATAA